One Qipengyuania gaetbuli genomic region harbors:
- a CDS encoding phosphoenolpyruvate carboxylase, whose product MTDLAPLSFDRLADRLRELHARTQETPLFNPVFQLAHDISRTLEAGDVSLEDVAQLVGELEAESLGARADRLRCLVTPDAAASRLDGFCSDAGSFEDFAAHWANPQLHVVFTAHPTFLLSPGQTRAVAQAASTGGKVDAADGTRTAITLDYEHGEAMQALAHAQDARDRLVSSLLSCAAKKWPDRWRELEPLPFRFASWVGYDMDGRTDIKWYTSIRFRLAEKAERLGRYADSLAAIDAGHELVGKLRAAQAHTERSAADFAGDLGKPADLSAAANRLTAGDPDKLLSLAPLIAQLEEEAAGADGDKAVALKTLAAAMRADGLGMGNIHFRVNAKQLHNAIRTRIENGEELDIGSQGALGALRDLLAEAKPLSANFASLAIESSTAVRQFLAMAQILKHVDADAPIRMLVAECEQPATVLSALYFARLFGIEDKVDVSPLFETESALEHGGRFLDALLAEEDYRAYARKRGRVAIQTGFSDAGRFVGQIPASLAIERLQGRLAEAMAANGLTDVAALVFNTHGEGMGRGAHPASFKDRLEWPLSPWARRRFARAGIRIEPEASFQGGDGYLFFSTPELALATLSEIAERAPATADLEAPADAFYRRTDLSLDFYRAIKDHQQEHLESRTYSRAITAFGLGLLNTTGSRVSRRQSDINADREMSLRQIRAIPHNAILQQLGYPVNIIAGVGSAAESNYEDIAELLRESPRGRQIMRLVRASNALASIKTVAAYGELFNSAYWASRPYRGTEDHLARACETLAEYLIQDDRNGVFRRLASRLRVDALKLHRLFDLVPDEEPHPEREGVRRTIGVLQSLRLALMQHMFLKVVSVPVFSRANDISRTDVLEMVFTLRVDEALAQLRRAYPTSFPQKSDFAMDEGGEYPRGAGEGYDAIRTNYIDPIEQAHGLSLRISTAIANLFGAHG is encoded by the coding sequence TTGACCGACCTTGCCCCGCTATCCTTCGACCGGCTGGCCGACCGCCTGCGCGAATTGCACGCGCGCACGCAGGAAACGCCGCTGTTCAACCCGGTCTTCCAGCTGGCGCACGACATCTCGCGCACCCTGGAAGCGGGCGACGTTTCGCTGGAGGACGTGGCGCAGCTGGTGGGCGAACTCGAAGCGGAATCGCTGGGCGCACGGGCCGATCGGCTGCGCTGCCTGGTCACGCCTGATGCAGCGGCAAGCAGGCTCGATGGCTTTTGCAGCGACGCCGGCAGTTTCGAGGATTTCGCGGCGCACTGGGCCAATCCGCAGCTGCACGTGGTCTTTACCGCGCACCCCACCTTCCTGCTCTCGCCCGGCCAGACCCGCGCAGTCGCACAGGCAGCGAGCACAGGCGGGAAGGTCGATGCGGCCGATGGGACGCGCACCGCGATCACGCTCGACTATGAACATGGCGAAGCGATGCAGGCGCTCGCACATGCGCAGGATGCGCGCGACCGGCTCGTGTCCTCGCTGCTATCCTGCGCAGCGAAGAAGTGGCCCGACCGCTGGCGCGAGCTCGAACCGCTGCCGTTCCGCTTCGCCAGCTGGGTCGGCTACGACATGGACGGGCGCACCGACATCAAGTGGTACACCTCGATCCGCTTCCGCCTGGCCGAAAAGGCCGAGCGGCTCGGCCGCTATGCCGACAGCCTTGCCGCAATCGATGCAGGCCACGAACTGGTCGGCAAGCTGCGCGCAGCCCAGGCGCATACCGAGCGCAGCGCAGCGGATTTCGCCGGCGATCTCGGCAAGCCGGCGGACCTGTCTGCCGCCGCCAACCGCCTGACCGCAGGCGACCCCGACAAGCTGCTGAGCCTTGCGCCGCTCATCGCGCAGCTCGAGGAGGAGGCCGCAGGGGCGGATGGCGACAAGGCCGTCGCATTGAAGACGCTGGCCGCCGCGATGCGCGCAGACGGCCTCGGCATGGGCAACATCCATTTCCGCGTGAACGCCAAGCAGCTCCACAACGCCATCCGCACGCGGATCGAGAATGGCGAGGAGCTGGATATCGGCAGCCAGGGCGCGCTGGGTGCCCTGCGCGACCTGCTTGCGGAGGCAAAGCCGCTGTCCGCCAACTTCGCCTCGCTCGCGATCGAAAGTTCGACCGCCGTGCGGCAGTTCCTCGCCATGGCGCAGATTCTCAAGCATGTGGACGCCGATGCGCCGATCCGCATGCTGGTCGCCGAGTGCGAACAGCCCGCGACCGTGCTGTCGGCGCTCTATTTCGCGCGGTTGTTCGGGATCGAGGACAAGGTCGATGTCTCGCCCCTGTTCGAGACGGAAAGCGCACTGGAGCACGGCGGCCGCTTCCTCGACGCGCTGCTCGCGGAAGAGGACTACCGCGCTTACGCCAGGAAGCGCGGGCGCGTGGCGATCCAGACCGGCTTTTCCGATGCCGGGCGCTTCGTCGGGCAGATCCCTGCGAGCCTTGCAATCGAGCGCCTGCAGGGCCGCCTTGCCGAAGCCATGGCCGCGAACGGGCTGACCGATGTCGCCGCGCTGGTCTTCAACACGCATGGCGAAGGCATGGGCCGCGGCGCGCATCCCGCGAGCTTCAAGGACCGGCTCGAATGGCCGCTCAGCCCCTGGGCGCGGCGCCGCTTCGCCCGAGCAGGCATCCGCATCGAACCCGAAGCGAGCTTCCAGGGGGGCGACGGCTACCTGTTCTTCTCGACGCCGGAACTGGCGCTGGCGACCTTGTCCGAGATTGCCGAACGGGCACCTGCCACCGCCGACCTCGAAGCCCCGGCGGATGCCTTCTACCGCCGGACCGATCTCAGCCTCGATTTCTACCGCGCGATCAAGGACCACCAGCAGGAACATCTCGAAAGCCGGACCTACAGCCGCGCGATCACCGCCTTCGGCCTTGGCCTGCTCAACACGACCGGCAGCCGCGTGTCGCGCCGCCAGAGCGACATCAATGCCGATCGCGAGATGAGCCTGCGCCAGATCCGCGCCATTCCGCACAACGCGATCCTCCAGCAGCTGGGCTATCCGGTGAACATCATCGCCGGCGTCGGCAGCGCGGCGGAAAGCAATTACGAGGACATTGCCGAGCTGCTGCGCGAAAGCCCGCGCGGACGGCAGATCATGCGACTGGTGCGCGCCTCCAACGCGCTGGCCAGCATCAAGACGGTCGCCGCCTATGGCGAGCTGTTCAATTCCGCATACTGGGCCAGCCGCCCCTATCGCGGTACCGAAGACCACCTCGCCCGCGCCTGCGAGACGCTGGCGGAGTATCTCATCCAGGACGACCGCAACGGCGTCTTCCGCCGCCTTGCCTCGCGCCTGAGGGTCGATGCGCTGAAACTGCACCGCCTGTTCGACCTCGTGCCCGACGAGGAGCCGCATCCCGAACGCGAAGGCGTGCGCCGGACCATCGGCGTGCTGCAATCGCTGCGCCTGGCGCTGATGCAGCACATGTTCCTGAAAGTCGTCTCGGTTCCGGTCTTCAGCCGCGCCAACGACATCAGCCGGACCGACGTGCTGGAGATGGTCTTCACGCTGCGGGTGGACGAGGCGCTGGCCCAGCTACGCCGCGCCTATCCCACCAGCTTCCCGCAGAAGAGCGACTTCGCAATGGACGAGGGCGGGGAGTACCCGCGCGGGGCGGGCGAAGGCTACGATGCGATCCGCACGAACTACATCGACCCGATCGAACAGGCGCACGGCCTCTCGCTGCGCATCTCCACCGCCATCGCGAACCTGTTCGGCGCGCACGGCTGA